One genomic window of Mus pahari chromosome 23, PAHARI_EIJ_v1.1, whole genome shotgun sequence includes the following:
- the Hspb1 gene encoding heat shock protein beta-1, with translation MTERRVPFSLLRSPSWEPFRDWYPAHSRLFDQAFGVPRLPDEWSQWFSAAGWPGYVRPLPAATAEGPAAVTLAAPVFSRALNRQLSSGVSEIRQTADRWRVSLDVNHFAPEELTVKTKEGVVEITGKHEERQDEHGYVSRCFTRKYTLPPGVDPTLVSSSLSPEGTLTVEAPLPKAVTQSAEITIPVTFEARAQIGGPEAGKSEQSGAK, from the exons ATGACCGAGCGCCGCGTGCCCTTCTCGCTGCTGCGGAGCCCGAGCTGGGAACCATTCCGGGACTGGTACCCTGCCCACAGCCGCCTCTTCGATCAAGCTTTCGGGGTTCCCCGGTTGCCCGATGAGTGGTCGCAGTGGTTCAGCGCCGCTGGGTGGCCCGGCTACGTGCGTCCGCTGCCCGCCGCGACCGCCGAGGGCCCCGCGGCGGTGACCCTGGCCGCACCGGTCTTCAGCCGAGCGCTCAACCGGCAGCTCAGCAGCGGGGTCTCGGAGATCCGACAGACGGCCGATCGCTGGCGCGTGTCCCTGGACGTCAACCACTTCGCTCCGGAGGAGCTCACAGTGAAGACCAAGGAAGGCGTGGTGGAGATTACTG GCAAGCACGAAGAAAGGCAGGACGAACATGGGTACGTCTCTCGGTGCTTCACCCGGAAATACAC GCTCCCTCCAGGTGTGGACCCCACCCTGGTGTCCTCTTCCCTGTCCCCTGAGGGCACACTTACGGTGGAGGCTCCGTTGCCCAAAGCAGTCACGCAGTCAGCGGAGATCACCATTCCGGTCACTTTCGAGGCCCGCGCCCAAATTGGGGGCCCAGAAGCTGGGAAGTCAGAACAGTCTGGGGCCAAGTAG